A stretch of Polypterus senegalus isolate Bchr_013 chromosome 3, ASM1683550v1, whole genome shotgun sequence DNA encodes these proteins:
- the LOC120526705 gene encoding probable G-protein coupled receptor 139, which translates to MRSKSSTYYLMAISVADTLVLLLIVIIELTLKYNMEEPFWSREPWCSLRDIFNYGAYNASTWLVVTFTIERFIAINCFSLKVRICTPRCAAIVIMVVCVFSHLFAVPYYWTNISLFNVTKYPTIYICVYKQDLSDYYVHGLVWFQTCLVYIIPFIIIFTLNGLTLRQIILSNKVHTEVSIFRRGPRQFNSQKRKSVILLITVSMTFALLSVTRFVTQILIRTMHYEINRNDYNKPVNVAADLGTMLDLTNAAINMFLYACTQSRFRKELVACIKLIISPCKNYQPANYPSIVFQL; encoded by the coding sequence ATGAGATCCAAGTCGAGCACTTATTATCTGATGGCTATTTCAGTGGCTGACACCCTGGTGCTTCTGCTCATAGTTATCATTGAGCTCACCCTGAAGTATAACATGGAGGAGCCATTCTGGAGCCGAGAACCTTGGTGTTCCCTGAGGGACATATTCAATTATGGAGCCTACAATGCTTCAACCTGGTTGGTGGTTACTTTCACGATAGAACGCTTCATTGCTATTAACTGCTTCAGCCTCAAAGTAAGAATTTGCACTCCTAGATGCGCAGCTATTGTCATCATGGTGGTGTGCGTCTTCAGCCATCTGTTTGCTGTTCCTTACTACTGGACAAATATATCTCTGTTCAATGTAACCAAGTATCCAACGATCTACATCTGCGTTTACAAACAAGACTTGTCTGACTACTATGTCCATGGCCTGGTATGGTTTCAGACTTGCTTGGTATACATAATTCCTTTCATCATTATCTTCACTCTCAATGGACTGACTCTCCGACAGATCATCCTAAGCAACAAAGTGCACACCGAAGTAAGCATTTTTCGAAGAGGTCCACGGCAGTTTAACTCCCAAAAGAGAAAATCCGTCATTCTTCTCATCACTGTTTCCATGACCTTCGCTCTGCTGTCCGTGACTAGGTTTGTCACTCAGATCCTGATTCGCACCATGCACTATGAGATTAACAGGAACGACTACAACAAACCAGTGAATGTTGCTGCAGATCTTGGGACTATGCTTGATCTCACAAATGCTGCCATCAACATGTTCCTCTACGCTTGTACTCAATCCAGGTTTCGCAAAGAACTTGTGGCTTGCATCAAACTCATCATCTCCCCGTGTAAAAACTACCAGCCAGCCAATTATCCATCGATTGTGTTCCAATTATGA